GTAAGCATCATCCTTGGTCCCAATTATATCCTTTCTTTTCAGGAGAGGGAAGGAGATGTTTTCGATCCTGTCCGGGAAAGGCTCAAAAATCCTGCTTCACGCCTGCGAAAGAACGGGGTGGATCTTCTTGCATACAGCCTGATAGATGCTGTAGTTGACAATTATTTTTTGATTCTTGAACACTTTGGGGAAGAGATTGAGAATCTTGAAGAAAAGCTGATAATGAATCCCGTACCTGAAACTATGAGAATGATTCAGAAGTACAAGAGGGAGATGATCGTACTTCGCAGATCAGTCTGGCCCCTCAGGGAGCTGGTAAACAGTCTGCAGAGAGTCGAGTCCGGACTCATAAAGGAGGCTACTCAGATTTATCTAAGAGATGTTTATGACCACACCATTCAGGTCATTGACTCGATAGAAGCCTTCAGGGACATTCTCTCTTCAATGGTAGATGTCTATCTATCCAGCTTGAGTAACAGGATGAATGATATTATGAAAGTCCTGACAGTCATCGCCACTATCTTCATCCCCCTAACCTTTATTGCAGGGGTTTACGGCATGAACTTCAAATATATGCCCGAACTCGAATGGCGCTGGGGTTATCCTGTAGTCGTGATAGGAATGGCAATAATAGGAATAAGCATGTTCCTTTACTTTAAGAAGAGAAGGTGGGTTTAAAATACTATTTTCCTTTTTTCTATCTGTTCTCTTCTCACTTATCCTTTCGGGCTTCTTTTTCTAATCTCTTCACTTTCTTTACGATCTCAAAAATTTATTTGAAGTAATTTTTTTATAATGGTTTGAATGTAGTATTAATAAATTTAGAAATTATTGAAATATGTTATTTGCTGGAATACTATGTACGGCTATTACGATCCCCCCTTTTCAGTAGAACAGGAAGGAATCTCTATCTCTGTGGAAAGAACTGGAGATAGATGGACATACAGGAGGAAATCTGGAAAAGATGAAGTGGAAAAACTTATCCTTGGAGATAGAAAACGCATCATCATAAATCCGGTTGAACCTCTAAATACTCCAAAAGAAATTACTCCAAATCTGCTGATAGAGTTTGAAAAAACCCTGCTCCTTGCAGGTGGGGAGAAAAAACAGATTTTTTTAACTTTTCCTGTTGAGATAGGCATTTTCATTCAGGAAGCAGGCAACAAGAGCCCTCAACTTGTGGATGTGCTCAGTCTGGCGAGGCAGAAATTTACCCTTTACGGAGAGGTTTCAAACGGAGTTGTCTGTAAGCACTGGAAAAGCAGGTTATACTCTGTTTTTCCTTTACTTAATCCTCTGCAGGAAGGCATTATGGAGCTTACTCTGAGAAATGCCTCCTCTGATTGGGCTTCAATCTCAAAAGCCGTTTTCAGTGCATACGGGATGAAGCTCTACTATGACGGGGATGTCTTCATGAAAGCCCGTATGGACATACTCAACAGGAACACGGCTGAAACAGGTTTTGAGATGCAGCCAATTAGCGGAGAGTCGAAGGGTTATCTTGTGAAAGACCAGAAGATCAGGAAAGAGGCTTTCGGTGTTTACGGCCTCCGGAAGCTTGGCTTCGTACCACTTAAATTTTATATGGGGTGGGGCTTTTGATCCTTCCTGATACTAATTTTCTTGACCTTGGCCTACCTACTTCAAATGGTACGGTTACTCTGGGATCTTTGCTAAAGTTTGTAGTCATTCTTTCGTTCTGGATGATTTTTTCCAGAATTCTCACAATTTACCTGCGAAGGTCTCTTAAAGACCGGGTCAGTAAGGACGTGGGCGAGCCTATTCTCAAACTTCTTTACTATGGTTCTCTCATAGTGGTTTTTATCTCGATACTTCCTCTAATAGGAATTGACCCCTCCGGGCTTCTGCTTGCAGGAGGAGTTGCAGGTATCGTGATCGGTTTTGCAAGCCAGAACATTGTCGGAAATCTGGTTTCGGGCTGCTTCCTTATGTTTGAAAGGCCCATAAAAATAGGGGATCAGGTAGAGATCAACGGGATAGCTGGCTATGTCACCGATATCCGCATAATTTCCACCCTTATGCGAACCTATGACGGCCTCCTTGTCCGCATTCCAAACCAGCAGGTGTTTACGACAAACATCACAAATATAGTGGGACACCCGGTAAGAAGATTTGAATACACGATCAGAATTCGCTATAGTGACGATGCCAGTGCTGCAATATGGCTGATCAAGGACCTTATAGATAAAGAGCCATTTGCTCTCCTGAGCCCTTCTCCATCAGTCTTTGTAAACGACCTTGGGGACAGCTGGGTCAATATCACAGTAAGGATCTGGGCTCCTGTTAGCGAGTGGTTCGGATTGAAAACAAGACTCCTGTGGAACATTAAAAAAACCCTTGAAGAAAACGGGATCGAAATTCCCTACCCACAGCGCGTACTTCATATTAAATCCGAAACGGAAAAAAAACCTCAGGTAGCTGAAGAGCCGAAAGAAAATGAATTTGAGAAAAATGAGCCTGTGTTGAACTTTGAAGAAAGAGTGTTAAATTGAGTCCTGATGAGCCATGAAAACTGAGTGGCTAAGGAAAAGAAAAAGGGATCTTTAAATTATAGATCTCCTGTTACTTTTTAGTCACTGCCCCTATTTGATTTTCCTTTTTAGCCGTTGTCCCTTTATTTCATTTTTCTCTCTTTTTCTCTTTTTTTCTTTTCGTTTTTCTTTTTATTTTTTTATTTTTTCTTTTCACTTTTACTTTTTATATCACTTATTTTTGTTTTCTGCCCTCAAGTGCTTCTCTGATAGGTTTAACTGTAAGGGCTCCCGGTGTTCCTTTCATAGCATGGGGAGGCCAGCTTCCGGATTTTATTTCTTCCGAATCTTCCGTATGTTCGTCTTCGAGAAGCAGGATTACACCTATATCGTCAGGGATATCATAAACCATCTTTGCCCCGCAGGCACTGGCTTCCTTCAGAGCCTTTTTTCCTTTTTCCGGATCAAAGGGAGCAGTACAGCCTTTTACGATATTTGTCCGAAAACCTCTCTCGAGAAAACCAAGAGCGTTCAGGTGAATGCAGACCTCATCAACAAGACCTGTCATAAATACTTCGTCAATTCCGAGCTCTGCTATCTTCAGTTCAAGTTCTGGATTTGTAAATGCATCGTAGTGGTCTTTCGAAAGCCTGAAAAGAGAGACGGTCCTGCTGTTAACTGCTTTTCTTACCAGGGCTGCAATAGGCTCCATGATTGACTTCCCAAGCGGGGCTACAAGCTTGCCCTCGTATTCCTCTCCTTCATGTTCATATTTCTCGAATACGAAGTCATTTGTCATATCCATAATTATCAGAGCTTTCAATTTTTCACCCAATCTTTATCCTTCAATCGATTTTACCTTTTATCTTCTATTTTACGTGATCTGCGATAAGCTTACCCCTGGAGCCCTTTATTTAAAGCTATTTCTTCAAAACATAATAAAAATACCAAAACACTTAACATATATAATATATTAAAAATATTTTATTGTTAGATATTTACTTCTGCTAAAAATTGTCATCAATTTTGGAGATTAATCTATAATTTAGCTTTTATTCGATTATGAAACTTATGACTTTCTAACTTTAAAATGATCAAAAAGCAAAACAGGTAAGGGTAAAATGGTAAAAAAACATAATTGTTTTTTCTTTCTTGCTTTGACATGCCTTCTGCTAGGGCAGGCAACAGCAGTTTCAGAAAATCTGACTTCCATAGAAAACGGATCCGTTACATCAGGAAATAATACATCAATAATAGTTGAAAGTAATGTCTTAAGTACATTTGAAAATAATAATTCCAATTACTATGAAAATGACGAATCTGTTCCACCTGAAAATCATTCTTCTAAACTTTTTTCCCTTGCTCCTTTGAATCCTGAGTTTGAGGAGTATCTGGAAAATGAAGGGCTAGATGAGAACCGAATACTCCTTACCTCAAATGAGGTTTCTGAAGAAGAGGCCGAAAATTTTGCTACAGGCCTCACTCCTGCCCCCGTAGACCTCACACACCTGAAAACTGTTGAGAATCTGGCAGGCGAGGGCAGCTATCCAGTTTCTTACGACCTCCGGGCTCTAGGGCGCGTGACTCCCATCCGGGACCAGATGGATGCAGGAAGCTGCTGGGCATTCGGAGCCTGTGCAGCCCTGGAATCTTACATTCTCGGAACAGAGGGAAAAAGTATGGACTTCTCCGAGAACAATATAAAGAACCTGCTTTCAGAGGATTATCCTGAAGGTTTTGACCGCACTTATGACGATGGCGGAAATGCTCTTATGACCACGGCTTACTTTACCCGCCGGAGTGGCCCGGTAAGTGAAACCGATGACCCCTATGACTCTCACTCAGGAATATCCCGGACAGACCTTCCTTCCTTAAAACGGATACAGGAAGTTCTTTTCATTCCGGCAAGAAGCGGACCGGAAGATAACGACCTGATCAAATGGGCCCTGATGAATTACGGGGTGGTTGGCTCTGCGATTTACTATTCTCCCGATGCTTATGACGCTACCAACTTCACATATTATTACCCTGGGTCGAACAGTGAAAACCATCTGATAGGCATCGCAGGCTGGGATGATTCGTTTGACAGAAACAGGTTTACTCCTGCAGCTCCCGGGGATGGGGCATTCATTATCAAAAATTCCTGGAGTACAAGCTGGGGAGAAGAAGGCTTTTTCTATATCTCTTATTACGATACTGCCATAGGGAGCATAAACAACGTTCAGACTACCGAAGACCTGAGTTCTTATTCCCATGTATACCAGTATGATCCACTTGGCTGGGTCGAAAATATCGGGGCCTCAGGAAGCAGCACAGCCTGGGCAGCCAACATTTTCACAGCCGAAAAAGCCGAAACCCTTGAAACCGTGAGTTTCTATACTACTGCAACCAGTACGGAGTACGAAGTATACATCTACACAGATCCGGTTTCCGGACCCATAAATCCTGCAGGGGCAGAAAGTTCTGCCAATGGGACAATTACCTTTGCAGGCTACCATACGGTTTCCCTGAATACCTCAGTTCCTCTTGATCCCGGGCAGAACTTTTCAGTAGTTGTAAAGTTTACTACTCCCGGGTACTCTTTCCCTGTGGCGGTCGAATACCCGCAGGAAGAGTACAGCAGCAAAGCCAGGGCAAACCCCGGAGAGAGCTTTTTCAGCCCTGACGGGGAGAACTGGATAGATACTGCTCTTGCTGCAGAAAACATGAACGTTTGCATCAAAGCCTTCACAAACAGGAGTGAAGCTGCAGAAGCTGCCTTCACGGCCAATGTTACCTCGGGCCCTACTCCCCTCACAGTAGAGTTTATTGATGCAAGTCTCCTTTCCCCAACTGCATGGTACTGGGATTTTGGAGACGGAAACACTTCCGCCGACCGTTTCCCTATTCATAAATATACAGAAGCCGGGAAGTATAATGTCACACTCCATGTGGAAAATGAATATGGAAACAGTACTCTTGAAAAAACAGAATGGATTAGTGTAACTAACTCTTCCATACTCTACGTGGACGATGACGAGCATGCGGATTTCGCTTCCATCCAGGCTGCAGTTGACGCCGCTTCTCCAGGCGCCACAATCATTGTCCGCAACGGCACATACACTGAAAACGTGGATGTGGACAGGGCAGTTACAATCCTTTCGGAATCCGGGCCCGAGTACACGGAAGTAAGAGCGGTAAACCCGAAAGATTCGGTGTTCTTCGTAACTGCTGATTCGGTTAACATCTCAGGCTTTTCCGTAAGAGGAGCATCAGAACTTGTATCTCCTTACTCCTACCCCACTGGCGGGATCTGGCTCTATGAGGTCAGAGACTGCAACATAAGCGGAAACGTGCTTTCAAACAACTACTGCGGGCTTTATGTCACTGTTTCAGAAAACTGTACCATGGAAAGGAATAGAGCCGAATCCAATAATTACGGGATATATATATCCTCATCGGAAGGGAATACTCTTAGAAACAACAGCATGGAAAACAACTCTTACAACTTTGCGTTTCCAAAAGCTTCGACAGAACAGGATATTGATGAAAGCAATACCGTGGAAGGCAAACCAATTTACTATCTCGCAAATGAAAGCAACCTTGTCCTTGATTATGGTTCGAATGCCGGAACGGTGTACTGTATCAACTGTCAGAACATGACGATCCGTGACCTTAATCTTTCTGGAAATAACTATGGACTGTACTTTTATAACACAATGGATTCCCATGTTGAAAACACCAGTTCGTCAGATAACCGGTATGGGTTCTACATCAGTAGTTCCTCCGGCCTGAACTTCACGGACAACAATGCAAGTTCAAACTCCTACGGGCTTTATATTTCAGGCTCGGAATGGGACTCACTTGCAGGCAATAGAATGAGTGAGAACACGTACAACTTTAGAATTTCAGGAAATTGTACCTCGCAGAACATTCCTGAGATAGAATCAAGCAACCTTCTTAATGGAAAGCCTCTGTACATCCTTTCCGGAGTTTCTGACCATGTCCTGAATGCCGGGTCAGGTGCGGGTTCCGTTTGTTTGCTTAACTGCCAGAACGTAACAGTCCGGGACCTTGTATTCCGGAACGAATCTTACGGGATCTACCTTTACGGGGCAGAACGGACAGAACTCAAGAACAATACGTTCTTCAACAACACATACGGAGTATACTTCGAGGATTCGGAAAACAGCACGGTACAGGAAAGTGAGTTTTCAGGCAACTCATATGGGATTTACCTGACGGCCTGTTCAGGAAATTCCCTGACAGACAACAACCTGACCGGAAATAAGGAACACGGCATATATCTTTACGAAGCCCGGTATAACACCATAAACGGCAATAATGCTTCTGGTGGACACACCGGAATTCTGGCGGACTGCTCGAACAATAATACCTTTGTGGAAAATAACGTTTCGGGTAGTGATCTCGGGCTCGAGCTGTTTGATTCGGATTACAACGTCCTGACAGCAAACAATGCAAATTCGAACAATGAAAGCGGAATTAGCCTGACCATAAGCCAGCACAACATACTTTCACGAAATATAGTCTTGGAAAATACCCGAGGTATTACTCTTGAAGGCTGGACAGGGGAATTTTTAACGTCCGACAATGTACTGTTTGCAAATACGGTTTCAAATAACTCTGAATTCGGGCTCTGGCTTACTGCAGCTATAAACAATACCGTTTACGGTAACTCGTTCAATAATACAAAGAACGTTAAGGACACAGGCAATAACGTCTGGAATACCACCACAGGTAACTACTGGAGCGATTATACGGGTTCTGACTCTGACAGCAACGGGATAGGAGATACTCCTTATGTTATCAATACTGTCACAGGAAGTAAAGACTACCTCCCTGTCTGCAGAGAACCGGGCGTTCCGCTTACGCTCACAGTTGGTTCCGGGCCCGGGACTTTTTCCTCAATTCAGGCGGCCGTAGATGCTGCATGGGATGGGGACACGCTTCTTGTAAACCCCGGGACTTATGAAGAAAACGTGCAGGTGACCAGGTCCGTAAACATCATTTCTTCCTCAGGGAACCCTGAAGACACCATTGTCCGTGCAGCTGTCCCTGAAGAAAATGTTTTCAATGTGACTGCCAATTCCGTAAACATCAGCGGGTTCACCGTATCCGGGGCTTCGGAAGGACATGCTGCAGGAATCTATCTGGAAGGAGTATCCGGCTGCAGTATAAGTGAAAATATCCTTTCCGACAATTATCAAGGAGCCTGGTTATATGAGTCTGAAAACTGCACCCTTTCCGAAAACACCGTTACCGGAGGAGAATTCGGGCTCCACCTTGATAATTCCGGCAATAGCTCTGTAAACGATAACAGCATAAGTTCGGTTTCTACCTGCGGGCTCTGGCTGAACAGAGCATCAGGAAACGAGGTATCAGGAAACGAATTGCAGGACAACGGATACGGAATTGCTGTTAGGGGCCTGAGTGACGGAAACAGGCTGTATAACAACACCATAAGCGGAAGTGAACGGTTCGGGTTCTGGCTTTCGGCCTCGGAAGCAAATATCCTGAGAAATAATTCAATGCAGGATAACACTTTCAATTTCATGGATGATGTATATTACCGGAATGAAAACCTGATTCCAAACGATATAGATACCAGCAACCTGGTGGATGGAAAAACCATTTATTACCTTACAGGAGAATCCGATAAAGTGCTCGATTCTTCTTCAAATGCCGGTACAGTCTACATGATAGGCTGTGAAAACGTAACTGTCAGGGATCTTGTGCTCGAAAAGAACGGGTACGGGGTTTTTCTTGCGGAATCCTCCAATTCTACCCTGTATAACCTCACCGTATTCGGGAACAATAACGGGATTATAGGGAGGGACGGCATTGACTGCAACTACTCAAACAACAATGTGAAGAATAACAGTTGCGGAATCGATCTTATTGATGGGAAAGATAACTACCTGAATAATAACATAATCTCAGAAAACATGTATGGGCTAATGCTCTCTTCCGATTCCAGCGTCCTGAGAAACAATCTTCTTTCAGACAACGAGTACAGCTTTGGAGCTTCTCCTTACACCGGACAGGGGACCTGTGATATAGACACCAGTAACCTCGTGAACGGGAAGCCAATTTATTACCTTAAAGGGGAATCTGATAGAGTACTCGATACCTCTTCAAATGCAGGAACTGTGTACCTTTTTGATTGTGAGAATATAACAGTCCGGGACCAGGTACTTGAGCATAACATATACGGACTTTTCCTTTACAACACGACAAATTCGAGCCTGGAGAATAACGTAATTAGCCTCAATGACGAAGGTATTTACCTTTATATTTCCGATACCAATATCCTGCGTGACAACAACCTGTCAGACAATTATTGTGGGCTGGAACTCGATGATTCCGGGAATAACAGCATTTACAACAACCTGTTCAGGAACATGGATAATATTTTCCTCCGGGGAGAATGCGACGGAAATATCTGGAACGTCAGCAGAACCGATGGACCAAACATTCTGGGAGGTCCCTATATAGGAGGGAACTGCTGGGCAGCACCTGGCGGAACAGGCTTTTCCGAAACCACTCCGGATGCCGATGGAGACGGTTTCTGTGATACGTCTTACGAAATTCCGAACTCCGACAATGAGTTTGACAGCCTTCCCCTGTACATGCCTCCCGAAGCAGGGGATGACGGAGAAGAAGAGAAAGAAGAGAACAGCGGAAGAAATGGAAGCAGCAGGAGGCGTTCAGCTCTTTTCGGAGGAGTTTCGGGAACGTCTTCTGCCAACGTCCTGACAACGGGCGTTTCCAGACAGCAGGTTCTTGCAGGACAGCAGGCAGAGTTTACCTTCAGCGAACCCGGATGCAGTGTTACGGGAATTAGCTTTGTTTCAGGGACAGGTGCAGGGACAGTAACCGGAAAAGTTGAAGTCCTGAGAGGTCTCCCGAGTACCGTTCTTGAAAGCCCTGAAGGTGAGATCTACCAGTACATGAACATAGTTATCGGAAGCCAGTTCTTCGGAGAATTGGATACGTTTAAGAGTGCAGTGATCGAATTTAAGGTTCCCCGCAGCTGGGTGGAAGAAAACAATATTGATGAAGCCAGCTTGACCCTGAACCGTTACCACGACAACGCCTGGACCTTACTTCCGACTGAAAAAACCGGGGAAGATGATAAATTTCTCTATTTCAGAGCCGAAACTCCTGGCTTTTCCTACTACTCGATTACAGGAGAAAAGAAAGCTTCTGTTACGATAACGCCAGCAACCGGACCTGAAACCGAAGCACAGCAAGTAACCGGGGACGAAGTTCCGAATACAGACTCCGGAGAAACCAAGATAATTCCGGGTTTCGGTCCTGCCATTATGGCAACTGGAATGGTTTCTGCTTTGCGCCTGTTAAAAAAGAAATCATGAGAGCAAAAAACCCGAGCCTTTGGTTTAGTGAGGGGAAATATTTCTTCCCCATTAACTTTCTTTTTTTAGTTCCGTCTTTCAATAAAGTTTG
The genomic region above belongs to Methanosarcina horonobensis HB-1 = JCM 15518 and contains:
- the corA gene encoding magnesium/cobalt transporter CorA — its product is MKPRTFRRKQSKVGLAPGTLVHVGEKKAEKVVIRAWIYNSEKLIEKELKTVEECQVLKDHPGMNLWINVDGLDQVEVIEKLGSYFGIHPLTLEDVLNTGQRPKMEDYDSYIYTVLKMMLLDEIKEEIIIDQVSIILGPNYILSFQEREGDVFDPVRERLKNPASRLRKNGVDLLAYSLIDAVVDNYFLILEHFGEEIENLEEKLIMNPVPETMRMIQKYKREMIVLRRSVWPLRELVNSLQRVESGLIKEATQIYLRDVYDHTIQVIDSIEAFRDILSSMVDVYLSSLSNRMNDIMKVLTVIATIFIPLTFIAGVYGMNFKYMPELEWRWGYPVVVIGMAIIGISMFLYFKKRRWV
- a CDS encoding DUF432 domain-containing protein, whose protein sequence is MYGYYDPPFSVEQEGISISVERTGDRWTYRRKSGKDEVEKLILGDRKRIIINPVEPLNTPKEITPNLLIEFEKTLLLAGGEKKQIFLTFPVEIGIFIQEAGNKSPQLVDVLSLARQKFTLYGEVSNGVVCKHWKSRLYSVFPLLNPLQEGIMELTLRNASSDWASISKAVFSAYGMKLYYDGDVFMKARMDILNRNTAETGFEMQPISGESKGYLVKDQKIRKEAFGVYGLRKLGFVPLKFYMGWGF
- a CDS encoding mechanosensitive ion channel family protein, with protein sequence MGLLILPDTNFLDLGLPTSNGTVTLGSLLKFVVILSFWMIFSRILTIYLRRSLKDRVSKDVGEPILKLLYYGSLIVVFISILPLIGIDPSGLLLAGGVAGIVIGFASQNIVGNLVSGCFLMFERPIKIGDQVEINGIAGYVTDIRIISTLMRTYDGLLVRIPNQQVFTTNITNIVGHPVRRFEYTIRIRYSDDASAAIWLIKDLIDKEPFALLSPSPSVFVNDLGDSWVNITVRIWAPVSEWFGLKTRLLWNIKKTLEENGIEIPYPQRVLHIKSETEKKPQVAEEPKENEFEKNEPVLNFEERVLN
- a CDS encoding cysteine hydrolase family protein, yielding MGEKLKALIIMDMTNDFVFEKYEHEGEEYEGKLVAPLGKSIMEPIAALVRKAVNSRTVSLFRLSKDHYDAFTNPELELKIAELGIDEVFMTGLVDEVCIHLNALGFLERGFRTNIVKGCTAPFDPEKGKKALKEASACGAKMVYDIPDDIGVILLLEDEHTEDSEEIKSGSWPPHAMKGTPGALTVKPIREALEGRKQK
- a CDS encoding NosD domain-containing protein; its protein translation is MVKKHNCFFFLALTCLLLGQATAVSENLTSIENGSVTSGNNTSIIVESNVLSTFENNNSNYYENDESVPPENHSSKLFSLAPLNPEFEEYLENEGLDENRILLTSNEVSEEEAENFATGLTPAPVDLTHLKTVENLAGEGSYPVSYDLRALGRVTPIRDQMDAGSCWAFGACAALESYILGTEGKSMDFSENNIKNLLSEDYPEGFDRTYDDGGNALMTTAYFTRRSGPVSETDDPYDSHSGISRTDLPSLKRIQEVLFIPARSGPEDNDLIKWALMNYGVVGSAIYYSPDAYDATNFTYYYPGSNSENHLIGIAGWDDSFDRNRFTPAAPGDGAFIIKNSWSTSWGEEGFFYISYYDTAIGSINNVQTTEDLSSYSHVYQYDPLGWVENIGASGSSTAWAANIFTAEKAETLETVSFYTTATSTEYEVYIYTDPVSGPINPAGAESSANGTITFAGYHTVSLNTSVPLDPGQNFSVVVKFTTPGYSFPVAVEYPQEEYSSKARANPGESFFSPDGENWIDTALAAENMNVCIKAFTNRSEAAEAAFTANVTSGPTPLTVEFIDASLLSPTAWYWDFGDGNTSADRFPIHKYTEAGKYNVTLHVENEYGNSTLEKTEWISVTNSSILYVDDDEHADFASIQAAVDAASPGATIIVRNGTYTENVDVDRAVTILSESGPEYTEVRAVNPKDSVFFVTADSVNISGFSVRGASELVSPYSYPTGGIWLYEVRDCNISGNVLSNNYCGLYVTVSENCTMERNRAESNNYGIYISSSEGNTLRNNSMENNSYNFAFPKASTEQDIDESNTVEGKPIYYLANESNLVLDYGSNAGTVYCINCQNMTIRDLNLSGNNYGLYFYNTMDSHVENTSSSDNRYGFYISSSSGLNFTDNNASSNSYGLYISGSEWDSLAGNRMSENTYNFRISGNCTSQNIPEIESSNLLNGKPLYILSGVSDHVLNAGSGAGSVCLLNCQNVTVRDLVFRNESYGIYLYGAERTELKNNTFFNNTYGVYFEDSENSTVQESEFSGNSYGIYLTACSGNSLTDNNLTGNKEHGIYLYEARYNTINGNNASGGHTGILADCSNNNTFVENNVSGSDLGLELFDSDYNVLTANNANSNNESGISLTISQHNILSRNIVLENTRGITLEGWTGEFLTSDNVLFANTVSNNSEFGLWLTAAINNTVYGNSFNNTKNVKDTGNNVWNTTTGNYWSDYTGSDSDSNGIGDTPYVINTVTGSKDYLPVCREPGVPLTLTVGSGPGTFSSIQAAVDAAWDGDTLLVNPGTYEENVQVTRSVNIISSSGNPEDTIVRAAVPEENVFNVTANSVNISGFTVSGASEGHAAGIYLEGVSGCSISENILSDNYQGAWLYESENCTLSENTVTGGEFGLHLDNSGNSSVNDNSISSVSTCGLWLNRASGNEVSGNELQDNGYGIAVRGLSDGNRLYNNTISGSERFGFWLSASEANILRNNSMQDNTFNFMDDVYYRNENLIPNDIDTSNLVDGKTIYYLTGESDKVLDSSSNAGTVYMIGCENVTVRDLVLEKNGYGVFLAESSNSTLYNLTVFGNNNGIIGRDGIDCNYSNNNVKNNSCGIDLIDGKDNYLNNNIISENMYGLMLSSDSSVLRNNLLSDNEYSFGASPYTGQGTCDIDTSNLVNGKPIYYLKGESDRVLDTSSNAGTVYLFDCENITVRDQVLEHNIYGLFLYNTTNSSLENNVISLNDEGIYLYISDTNILRDNNLSDNYCGLELDDSGNNSIYNNLFRNMDNIFLRGECDGNIWNVSRTDGPNILGGPYIGGNCWAAPGGTGFSETTPDADGDGFCDTSYEIPNSDNEFDSLPLYMPPEAGDDGEEEKEENSGRNGSSRRRSALFGGVSGTSSANVLTTGVSRQQVLAGQQAEFTFSEPGCSVTGISFVSGTGAGTVTGKVEVLRGLPSTVLESPEGEIYQYMNIVIGSQFFGELDTFKSAVIEFKVPRSWVEENNIDEASLTLNRYHDNAWTLLPTEKTGEDDKFLYFRAETPGFSYYSITGEKKASVTITPATGPETEAQQVTGDEVPNTDSGETKIIPGFGPAIMATGMVSALRLLKKKS